The following are encoded together in the Ovis aries strain OAR_USU_Benz2616 breed Rambouillet chromosome X, ARS-UI_Ramb_v3.0, whole genome shotgun sequence genome:
- the MMGT1 gene encoding ER membrane protein complex subunit 5 isoform X3 has translation MTEVQPFRFTDRSYMRLTEKEDESLPIDIVLQTLLAFAVTCYGIVHIAGEFKDMDATSELKNKTFDTLRNHPSFYVFNHRGRVLFRPSDTTNSSNQDALSSNTSLKLRKLESLRR, from the exons ATGACAGAAGTCCAACCCTTtcgttttacag ATCGTTCTTACATGCGATtaacagaaaaggaagatgaatcACTGCCAATAGAT atagttcttcagacacttcTGGCCTTTGCAGTTACCTGTTATGGTATAGTTCATATTGCAGGGGAGTTTAAAGACATGGATGCCACTTCAGAACTAAAAAATAA gacatTTGATACACTAAGGAATCACCcatcattttatgtatttaatcatCGTGGTCGAGTACTGTTCCGGCCTTCGGATACAACAAATTCTTCAAACCAAGATGCATTGTCCTCTAACACATCATTGAAGTTACGAAAACTTGAATCACTGCGTCGTTAA